A window of the Candidatus Margulisiibacteriota bacterium genome harbors these coding sequences:
- a CDS encoding L,D-transpeptidase family protein, translated as MFQITRVLIFIAFVSSAFSSDNFFTKQFEKNYLKAATKQFVLVVQDKKSISKARVYAYEKLDNKWVQAFPEMPACIGYNGITLNKREGDGMSPAGLFSFGFMFGTAPNPGVKYEYRLVTDNQFWVDDTTSDLYNTWQTGPVSGRWKSAEKLNIKDYKYAVVINYNTENVVRGNGSAIFLHVMTKPSTTGCTSMKEGDLLKVLKWLTPENKPLIIQEPAEFFADK; from the coding sequence GTGTTCCAAATAACAAGAGTACTAATTTTTATCGCTTTTGTTTCTTCTGCTTTTTCCTCTGATAATTTTTTTACCAAGCAATTCGAAAAAAATTATTTAAAAGCTGCTACTAAACAATTTGTTCTGGTTGTACAGGATAAAAAAAGTATTTCCAAAGCCCGGGTCTATGCCTACGAAAAACTTGATAATAAATGGGTACAGGCCTTTCCGGAAATGCCTGCTTGTATAGGTTATAACGGTATAACCCTAAATAAAAGAGAAGGGGACGGGATGAGCCCGGCGGGGCTTTTTTCATTCGGTTTTATGTTCGGAACAGCGCCGAATCCCGGTGTTAAGTATGAATATCGTCTCGTAACCGATAATCAATTCTGGGTAGATGATACTACTTCCGATTTATATAACACCTGGCAAACAGGCCCTGTATCCGGGAGGTGGAAATCAGCGGAAAAGCTTAATATCAAAGATTACAAATACGCCGTGGTGATAAATTATAATACTGAAAATGTTGTCAGAGGCAATGGCAGCGCGATTTTTTTGCATGTTATGACCAAACCGTCAACAACAGGATGCACTTCCATGAAAGAAGGTGATTTGTTAAAGGTGCTCAAATGGCTTACCCCTGAAAATAAACCTCTTATTATCCAGGAACCCGCGGAGTTTTTCGCAGACAAATAA
- a CDS encoding methyltransferase domain-containing protein has protein sequence MKESSKQPPIKKSKTKNKVLGPVINLEEHVSPEWWKSIFNFNYLKTDADIVEDNSITQQEVDQFIDILKLNPSDSILDLCCGQGRHSMEIARRGYKNIKGIDRSHYLIQKAKERSKKEGLDIKFREGDARKLPYLSDSFDVVMILGNSFGYFETLEDDLRVLKEVHRVLKPWGRVLIDVANGEFLKQNFQARSWEWIDKKYFVCRERSLSLDTNKLISRELVSHIDKGVIADQFYAVRLYNQEKSTELLKKAGFSDISVMGEIATNSARNQDLGMMQQRLIMKCIVRKEWTPITKKKQIEKNVVVILGDPSKPDNLKPSSIFDDDDFYTIDQLKDALKKLNGYQFTYISNHDLLINDLNKIKQKIKIDYVFNLCDEGFNNDPRKELHVPSILEVLGVPYTGSGPQALAYCYDKSLVRGIAKEMGIPVSEAFFVKPEDSTFDLSFPFPVIVKPNSGDSSFGITQKSVANNIEELTYAISGIREKFGYEKPILVEEFLTGKDISVGIIGNPPESYKVLPIIEEDYSSLPPDLPKICGYEAKWQPESPYFSITSIPADLPADTERMVIESCLKLYERLEVRDYSRFDWRLDAQGNPKLLEVNPNPGWCWDGHLARMAKFAGINYPEMITAILEATEQRLGIGSPQN, from the coding sequence GTGAAAGAAAGCTCAAAACAGCCGCCGATAAAAAAAAGTAAAACAAAAAACAAAGTATTGGGCCCCGTAATAAACCTCGAAGAACATGTGTCCCCTGAATGGTGGAAAAGTATATTTAACTTCAATTATCTGAAGACCGATGCAGATATAGTTGAAGATAACAGTATAACCCAACAGGAAGTTGATCAGTTTATTGATATATTAAAATTAAACCCAAGTGATTCCATTTTGGACCTTTGTTGCGGCCAGGGACGGCATTCCATGGAAATAGCGCGACGCGGCTACAAGAATATCAAAGGGATCGACAGATCACATTATTTAATTCAAAAAGCAAAAGAGAGAAGCAAAAAAGAAGGACTTGATATCAAGTTTCGCGAAGGCGATGCCCGCAAACTTCCCTATTTATCGGACAGCTTTGACGTAGTAATGATTTTAGGGAATAGTTTCGGGTATTTTGAAACTCTGGAAGATGATTTAAGAGTTCTTAAGGAAGTTCACCGAGTATTGAAACCGTGGGGACGTGTATTGATAGATGTAGCCAACGGTGAATTTTTAAAACAGAATTTTCAAGCCAGGTCTTGGGAATGGATAGATAAAAAATATTTTGTTTGCAGGGAAAGGTCATTATCCCTGGATACAAACAAACTGATATCCAGAGAGCTGGTTTCACATATTGATAAAGGCGTTATTGCTGATCAATTTTACGCTGTTCGTCTTTACAATCAGGAAAAATCTACGGAATTATTAAAAAAGGCAGGTTTCTCAGATATTTCCGTAATGGGTGAAATTGCTACCAATTCTGCTAGAAACCAAGACTTGGGTATGATGCAGCAAAGACTGATAATGAAATGTATAGTACGCAAAGAATGGACTCCTATAACCAAGAAAAAACAGATAGAAAAAAATGTGGTTGTTATTCTTGGTGATCCATCCAAGCCTGACAACTTAAAACCATCGAGTATATTTGATGATGATGATTTTTATACTATTGATCAATTGAAAGACGCTTTAAAAAAATTAAACGGATATCAATTTACTTATATAAGCAACCATGATTTGTTAATTAATGATTTAAATAAAATAAAACAAAAAATTAAAATTGATTATGTGTTTAATCTTTGTGATGAAGGGTTTAACAACGATCCGCGAAAGGAACTGCATGTTCCTTCAATTTTGGAAGTACTTGGAGTGCCTTATACAGGTTCAGGGCCTCAGGCGCTCGCTTATTGTTATGATAAATCGCTGGTGAGAGGTATCGCTAAAGAAATGGGCATACCCGTTTCCGAAGCTTTTTTTGTAAAACCAGAAGATTCTACCTTTGATTTATCATTCCCATTTCCTGTTATAGTTAAACCCAATTCAGGTGACTCAAGTTTTGGGATAACGCAAAAAAGTGTTGCCAATAATATAGAAGAACTAACTTATGCGATATCGGGCATCAGGGAAAAATTCGGCTATGAAAAGCCGATTCTGGTTGAAGAATTTCTTACCGGTAAGGATATAAGCGTAGGGATAATAGGAAACCCGCCGGAATCATATAAAGTGCTACCGATTATTGAGGAGGACTATTCTTCATTGCCTCCTGACTTGCCAAAAATATGTGGCTATGAAGCAAAGTGGCAACCGGAGTCACCTTATTTTAGTATTACTTCAATCCCGGCTGATTTACCTGCTGATACAGAAAGAATGGTTATTGAAAGTTGCTTAAAATTATATGAACGATTGGAAGTTAGAGATTATAGTCGTTTCGACTGGCGTTTAGATGCACAGGGTAACCCGAAATTGCTGGAAGTAAATCCGAATCCCGGTTGGTGCTGGGATGGCCATTTGGCCAGAATGGCGAAATTCGCAGGCATAAATTATCCAGAAATGATTACTGCAATATTAGAAGCAACAGAGCAAAGACTAGGTATAGGTAGTCCTCAGAACTAA
- a CDS encoding glutamine synthetase III — MSKTMDIFGELVFNKEVMKNRLSKNAYTQLIDIITKGESLEKEIAGEIAHSIKEWAIENGATHYTHWFQPLREGTAEKHYAFLSYNEEEEIIERLSAEQLIQSEPDASSFPSGGIRSTFEARGYTAWDPTSPVFLMESKNTKTLVIPSVFLSWTGEVLDQKTALLRSKKALNNVSMKIQKLLGNRNAKRTQVWLGIEQEYFLIPKEHYTNRLDIKICGKTLFGTKPARGQQLKEHYFGAIKENILNFMEDLDTELYRRGIPAKTRHNEVSPNQFEIAPLYEEMNLAVDHNLQTMSIMKDVAEKHGLVVLLHEKPFKGVNGSGKHLNWSIGDNTGVNYLEPSASPLRNVTLLMTVVSIMLGVKKYGALLRATVSDAGNDDRLGGSEAPPNIMSVYLGEYLSSLLNEIENINKMTEKKMAEISLGIRQLPSITKDISDRNRTSPIAFTGNKFEFRAVGSSQNCSEAATVLNLIVTYGYEIIHDRLDKMKGDPRTNALLIIKDLLKETKGIHFEGNSYTEDWHKEALKRGLPNIKDTPSALKHLTEHDNIKLFTDFHILSEREIKARQYIKYQKYIDTKQIELKIACEIAQKQIQPVLIKQMVLLGKSAETLKENDINSKTIIEELKNLEEIYSNIHKTTSQIQEQINKNNSINSNDSLEKLASSYAQISDKSLYELRSLIDSAENLIAKELWPLIGYQDLFTSL; from the coding sequence ATGTCAAAAACAATGGACATCTTCGGCGAATTGGTTTTCAACAAAGAAGTAATGAAAAATCGTTTAAGCAAGAACGCTTATACTCAACTGATTGATATTATAACCAAAGGTGAATCACTGGAAAAAGAAATAGCCGGAGAAATTGCACACAGCATTAAAGAATGGGCTATTGAAAACGGTGCAACTCATTATACCCACTGGTTTCAACCGCTCCGGGAAGGTACAGCTGAAAAACATTATGCTTTTCTCAGCTACAACGAAGAGGAAGAAATTATCGAACGTTTATCCGCAGAACAGCTTATTCAATCCGAACCTGATGCGTCGTCTTTTCCTTCCGGAGGTATAAGGTCTACCTTTGAGGCCAGGGGTTATACAGCGTGGGACCCCACATCCCCTGTTTTCCTTATGGAAAGCAAAAACACAAAAACTCTTGTAATTCCATCTGTATTTCTGTCCTGGACAGGGGAGGTGCTTGATCAAAAAACCGCCTTGTTAAGATCAAAAAAAGCCCTGAACAATGTATCCATGAAAATCCAAAAATTGCTTGGTAACCGCAACGCCAAGAGAACACAGGTATGGCTTGGTATAGAACAGGAATATTTCTTGATACCTAAAGAACATTATACAAATAGACTCGATATAAAAATTTGCGGTAAAACATTGTTTGGCACCAAACCGGCCAGAGGTCAGCAATTAAAAGAACATTATTTCGGCGCTATCAAAGAAAATATTTTAAATTTTATGGAAGATCTGGACACCGAATTATATCGTCGCGGTATACCGGCCAAAACAAGACACAATGAAGTTTCTCCAAACCAGTTTGAAATAGCTCCTTTGTATGAAGAAATGAACCTGGCTGTTGACCATAATTTGCAAACAATGTCTATTATGAAAGATGTTGCCGAAAAACATGGCTTGGTAGTTTTGCTCCACGAAAAACCTTTTAAGGGTGTTAATGGTTCCGGAAAACATTTGAACTGGTCTATTGGCGACAATACTGGTGTAAATTATCTGGAACCATCCGCATCTCCGTTACGCAATGTTACGCTGTTAATGACGGTCGTTTCTATAATGTTGGGAGTTAAAAAATACGGCGCTCTATTAAGAGCTACAGTTTCCGATGCTGGCAACGATGACCGTCTTGGTGGAAGTGAAGCTCCACCTAATATTATGTCAGTATATTTAGGCGAATATCTGTCATCTCTTCTTAATGAGATTGAAAACATAAACAAGATGACTGAAAAAAAGATGGCTGAAATCAGCCTGGGGATCAGACAACTTCCCTCCATAACCAAAGATATATCAGATAGGAACAGAACTTCACCTATTGCTTTTACCGGCAACAAATTTGAGTTTAGAGCTGTAGGTTCTTCTCAAAATTGCTCGGAAGCAGCAACTGTATTGAACCTGATTGTTACATATGGATACGAAATTATTCACGATCGCCTGGATAAAATGAAAGGTGATCCCAGAACAAATGCCCTGCTAATTATTAAAGACCTGTTAAAAGAAACAAAGGGAATCCATTTCGAAGGCAACAGTTACACGGAAGATTGGCACAAAGAAGCACTGAAAAGAGGTCTTCCTAACATTAAAGATACACCATCAGCGCTAAAACATTTAACTGAACATGATAATATTAAACTTTTCACAGACTTCCATATATTGTCTGAAAGAGAAATAAAAGCCAGGCAATATATAAAATATCAAAAATACATAGACACAAAACAAATTGAGTTGAAAATAGCTTGTGAGATAGCACAAAAGCAAATCCAACCTGTCCTGATAAAACAAATGGTATTATTAGGAAAAAGCGCAGAAACACTCAAGGAAAACGATATTAATTCAAAAACAATAATAGAAGAACTGAAGAATCTTGAAGAAATCTATAGTAACATTCATAAAACAACCTCACAAATACAAGAGCAAATCAATAAAAATAATTCAATAAATAGTAATGACAGCCTGGAAAAATTAGCTTCCAGCTATGCACAAATTTCAGATAAAAGTTTATATGAATTAAGGTCATTAATAGATTCCGCTGAAAATTTGATAGCTAAAGAGCTCTGGCCCCTTATCGGATATCAGGATTTATTTACTTCACTATAA